CGGCTACGCCCTGCCCCACGCGGGCGCCGGAGCCGACGTCTGGACCGTCCCCGCCGACGGCACCGGCACCCCGCGGCTGCTCGCCCCCGGCGCGGACTCGCCGGCCCCGCTGGGCTGACCGGAGCACCCGCGGTGCCGCGCCGCGCACGACCAGGCCCTCCCGCACGACCGTGCCCTCCCCGCGCGACCAGGCCGTCCCCGCCCGCCCGGGCCCGTACCGAAGGACCCGCCCCGTGTACCTCACCACCATCCGCCGGACCCGTCCGGCCACCGCCCAGAGCGGCACCGCCCACCGCTGGAGAGCCGTCGGCGGCAACGTGCTCGCCCTCGGCGCCGTCAGCCTGACCACCGACGTCTCGGCCGAGATGGTCAGCGCCGTCCTGCCCCTCTACCTGGTCGCCGGCCTGCACCTCTCCCCGGCCGCCTACGGACTCCTCGACGGCCTGCACACCGGCGCCACCGTGCTGCTGCGCCTGGCCGGCGGCTTCACCGCCGACCGGATCCGCCGTCGCAAGGCCGTCGCCGCCGCCGGGTACGGCCTGTCCGCCGCCGCCCGGCTGGGCCTGCTCGCGGCCGGCGGCTCGGCCACCGCGATCGGCCTGGCGATCACCGCCGACCGGGCCGGCAAGGGCCTGCGCACCGCACCCCGCGACGCCCTGATCACCCTCTCCGCCCCGCCGCACGCCCTCGGCCGCGCCTTCGGCGTCCATCGCGCGATGGACGCGGTCGGCGCCTTCACCGGCCCCCTGGTCGCACTGGCCGTCCTCACCGTCGCCCAGCAGGCCTTCGACGCCGTCTTCCTCGCCAGCTTCTGCATCGCCTGCCTCGGCCTGGTGATCCTCGCCCTGTTCGTCCGCGACCACCGCGACCGCCGCCCGGCCGCCGACACCGTCTCCGCGCGCGACGCCGCCCGCCTGCTGCGCGACACCCGGGTGCGCCGTCTGCTCGCCGCCGCCGTCCTGCTCGGCCTGGCCACCATCGGCGACGGCTTCCTGTACCTCCTGCTGCAACGCCGCGAACAGCTCGCCGTCGGCTGGTTCCCGCTGCTCGCCGTCGGCACCGCCCTGGCCTACCTGCTGCTCGCCGGACCGCTCGGCGCCCTCGCCGACCGGATCGGCCGCCTCCCGGTGCTGCTGGCCGGCTACGGCGCGCTCGCCGCCGCGTACCTGCTGGTCGACGGTCCGCTGCACGGCCGGCCCCTGATCGTCGCCGTCCTCGCCCTGCACGGCCTGTTTTACGCCGCCACCGACGGCCTGCTGATGGCCCTCGCCACCCCCGTCCTGCCCGAGCGGCTGCGCACCACCGGACTGGCCCTGGTCCAGAGCGGCCAGGCCCTCGCCTACCTGGCCTCCTCGGTGCTGTTCGGCCTGGCCTGGCAGACCTGGGGCCCGGCCACCGCCGCCCGCGCCGCCGCCGGCGGCGTGCTGCTCGCCCTGGCCGCCACCGCCCTGCTGCTCCGCCGGGGCGGCCCGACACCTGCGTCCGACGCAAGGACCCCTTGACCAAACGGAACTTGTGCCGCGACGCCCGGACCGGAAGGCTGGGCGCATGCCAACGAACCACCGCGGCGCGGCACTTGCGCCGCCCTGTCGTCCTGCCCGGGCCGTCCCGTCCTCCGCCGCCGGGAGGCGCCGTGGCTGACCTCCCGCGCCCCGCCGCCGCGCTGGCCCAGCGGTGGCCGGGCCGCCGCGTCACGGTGACCCGGTCCGAGCGGCTGTCGCCCGGACTGCGCCGGATCGGCCTGGAGGGCGGCCCCCTGGCGGGCCGTCGGCTGAACCCCGGCGACTGCCTCAAGCTGCTGGTCGACGGACGGGCGGTCCGCGACTACACCGTCGAGACCCACGACCCGGCGGCCGGCCGGGCCGAGCTGATCGTCCACCTCCACCCGACCGGCGGGCCCGGCGCCGACTGGGCCGGACGGGCCGCCGCCGGCGACCCCGCGGTGGTCTTCGGACGCCCCGAGCGCCGCGCCATCCGAGCCACCGCCCCGACCTGGCTGCTGCTCGGCGACGCCACCGCGATCGGCGCCCTGCGCGCCCTCGCCGCCACCGCGACCCCCGCCACCCGCGTCCTCGGCGCCGTCGAGACCCGGCCCGAGGACCGCGACGCCGTCCGCGCCCTGCTCCCCGGCCTCGAACCCCTCACCGCCGAGGCCCGCCCCGGCGCCGCCGTCCACGACTGGCTCCAGGACCTCACCCCGGTCGAGGGCCCGGTGTCCGCCGTCCTGATCGGCGAGAGCCGCGCCCTGCAGACCTGGCGCTCCGCCCTGACCGGCCGGCACGGCCTGCACCGCCGCGACTGCACCACCACCCCGTACTGGACCGCCGGACGGGCCGCCGTGGCGGCCCGCTGAGCCGGAGGGCGGTACGCGGCCTCACTCGTCGACGACGCGGGCCGTCCCGTGCAGGGCCAGCCCCGCCGCCCGGACCTCGGCCAGCCCGGTGGTGAACGCCTCCTCGCGCTCCTCGGGCGGCAGGTCCGGCAGCACCCTCGGCCAGGTGCCCGGGGGGACCACGGTCACCACCACCCGGCCCCGGCCCTCCGCGGCGGCCAGCCAGGCGGGCGAGACAGGGACGGGCTCGGTCGGCTCCCACACCTGCCGGTCGCCCACCAGCACCAACCGGGTGAACGCCCGCCCGCGCACCCGCACCACGGCGGTGGTCTCCGGCGGATCGCCCGCGGCCAGGGTGAACCCGCTGTCCTGCGCGTCCTCCGCCAGCATGGCGTGCACCGAACCGTCCACCTCCAGCACCGCCTCCGCCACCGGCGGCCCCACCGGCACCCCGTGCACCACGAACGCCCACACCATCCCGGCCGACCGGCCCCGACCACCGTTCACCATGCCCGCCGACCTCATTCCGTCACAGCCGTCCCCCGCACCGCCGATTCTCCGCGCCCGACCCCGGAGCAGCCCGATGGCCGCAGTCGGGCCAGGCGGTGACGCGCGCGATGCCTCCCCGGGCCGTCGGCCACCCGATCGGGGGCGCGGGGGACTGCGCGACAGGGAGGGAAAACCCGCACCCTTCCACCTCGCGCAGTCCCTCGCGGCCCTTGTCGGACAAGCCCTACCCCGGGACGTGGCGGATGTGCGTGGTGATCCGCCCGGTTCCGTCCAGGACGTGGAAGGCGAGGGCCGGTGGATGGTCCAGGTGGACCTCCGGGTGCGACGGCCCCGGCGGTTCCCACGGCAGTCGTACGCTCGAGACCACGCCGGGGGCGACCAGCAGCGGGCGGCCCGCGAAGGTGGTGGCGGCGGCCGTGTGGGCGTGGCCGCACAGGAAGGCGGTCAGTCGGGGGTGGCGGTCCGCGAGGGCGGCCAGCCGCTCCTCGCCGAACTGCCGGATCCCGTCCACGTACGGGACGTGCAGCGGAACCGGCGGGTGGTGGAAGCCGACCAGCACCGGCACCCCCGCCGGCGTGCCGGCCAGGACGCCGTCCAGCCACTCCAGGGTCTCGTCGGCGAGGAGGCCCTCGTCCCGGCCCGGCACGGAGGAGTCGCAGAGCGCGATCACCAGGCCGTCCGCGCGGTGCACCCGGTTCACCGGCCCCTCGGACGCGGGCTCCCCCAGCAGGTGCTCCCGGAACGCGGCCCGCCGGTCGTGGTTGCCCGGGCAGACCAGCACCGGGTGCCGGGAGGCGAGTGCCGCGCGGGCCCGCCGGTACTCCGCGGGCAGCGCGTGGTCGGCGATGTCCCCGGTGACCAGGACGGCGTCCAGGTCGTGGGGGAGGCCGTCGAGGTACTCCATGACGGCGCGGGTGCGCCGCAGGCTGCGCTCCCCGTCGTCGAGGTGGACGTCACTGAGATGGGCGATCACGATCACGTGCCTCGTCCCCTCCTGTCTCCTGGTCGTCGTCGGCATGGTCGCGGTACGAAGCGGGCCCGCCGGACCGAACCTAGGCGCCGACCGGACCAGCCGTAAGATCCGGTTCCATGCCGAATTCTTGGACCGGTTCCGGCGTCGACCTGCACCTCGACCTCCAGCCGGGGCCCGACGACGGGGGCGGCGGCCGCCGGGCCGGCCTGGAGTCCGCCCTCCGCGCGGCGGTCCGCGACGGCCGGCTGCCGCCCGGTACCCGGATGCCCTCCACCCGCGGGCTGGCCCGCGAACTCGGGCTCGCCCGCGGCACCGTCACCGCCGCCTACGGCCAGCTCGCCGAGGAGGGCTACCTGCTCACCCGGACGGGCGCCGCCACGGTGGTCGCCGACCTGCCCGTGGCGGCCCGTCCGGAGCGACCGCGCGAGGCCCCTCCCGCCGCGCCCCGCCACGACCTGCGACCCGGGCTCCCCGACACCAGCGCCTTCCCCGCCCGGGCCTGGCTGGCCGCCACCCGGCGGGTGCTCGCCGCCGCCCGCCCGGAGGTGTTCGGCGCCGGCGACCCGCAGGGCCGGATCGAACTGCGGACCGCCCTCGCCGACCACCTCGGGCGGACCCGCGGCGTGATCGCCGACCCCGGCCGGATCGTCGTCACCTCCGGCTACCACCAGGGCCTGGCCCTGCTCACGGAGGTCCTGGCGGGCGAGCTCGGCGTCCGGACCGCGGCCGTGGAGGACCCCGGCCACGGGATGTTCCGCGAGAAGCTCCACCGGGCCGGGATCGCCGTCACCCCGCTGCGCGTGGACGCCCACGGCGCCCGGGTCGAGGACCTGCCGGCCGCCGCCGGGGCCGTCTTCCTCACCCCGGCGCACCAGTACCCGACCGGCGTACCGCTGCACCCCGCGCGGCGCCAGGCGCTCACCGCCTGGGCCCGGGCCGGCGGCGGCGTGATCGTGGAGGACGACTACGACGGGGAGTACCGCTACGACCGCCGGCCGGTCGGCGCGCTCCAGGGCACGGCACCCGGCCGCACGGTCTACTGCGGCACGGCCTCCAAGACCCTCGGGCCCGCCCTCCGGCTGGCGTGGCTGGTCCTGCCCCCGGACCTGGTCGGGCCCGTGGTGCGGGCCAAGCAGCGGGCCGACCTGTACTCCGAGACCCTCGGCCAGCTGGTGCTCGCCGACCTGCTCGCCACCCACGCCCACGACCGCCACGTCCGCGGCGCCCGGCTGCGCTACCGCCGCCGCCGCGCGCTGCTCGCGCAGCGCCTCGCCGACCTCCCCGGGCTGACGGTGCACGGCGTCCCGGCCGGCCTGCACACCCTCGTCACCCTCCCGGAGGGCGGCCCTTCGGAGCAGTCGCTGCTCGCCGACTGCGCCCGCCGGGGCCTCGCCCTGCGCGGTCTCACCGAGCTGCACCACGACCCGGCCGGCCGTCCCGGCGGGCTGCTGGTCGGCTACGCCGCACCCTCCGACCACCGGTTTCCGGCGGCTCTCGACGTCCTGACCACCGTCCTCGGCCACGCCCTCGGGCGGCGGCGCTGAGCCGCCCGCCCGCACCCGCGGGCGCCCCGGGCCGTCCACCGACCGGTCATCCGCCGGCTACCGGTCCGGGGACCGCACCTGATAGAAGATCAGGTGCATCATCAGGACCGGGCGGTCCCCTCACGGCCGCCGGCGACCGGGGGAGTACAGCGTGGAGCAGTTGCCGGAGGACGGCGCGACGGTCCTGATCACCGGAGCCGGCCCGGCCGGCCTGGTGCTGGGCAACCTGCTGCTGGCCGAGGGCATCGACTGCCTGATCGTCGAGCGGCAGAGCCGGGCCCACGTCGAACGGCGCGCCCGGGCCGGCTTCCTCGGCGCCCACACGGTCCGCGTGCTCACCGCGGGCGGCCTGGCCGGCGGCCTGCTCGCCGCCGGCCGGCAGCACGACACCTGCGCCTTCCGCACCGAGGACGGCGAGTTCGAGCTCGTCTACGGCGAGCGCGGCAACGGCGAGGTGCACACCGTGTACCCGCAGCAGGACCTGGTCCGCGACCTGGTCGCCGAGTTCCTCGCCCGCGGCGGCGACATCCGCTTCGACACCGAGGCGGTGGCCCTCACCGGAGTCGACGGCCACCGCCCGGAACTGCTCACCCGCACCGCGGACGGCCTCACCCGCGTCCTGAGCGGCGCCTTCGTCGCCGGCTGCGACGGCCGGCACGGCCTCGCCCGGACGGCCGTGCCCGCCACCGCCGCCCGGCGCCACCACCGCGACCACCGGGTCTCCTGGCTCGCCCTGCTGGCCGCCGCGCCGCAGAGCATGGCCGCGGTCGCGTACGCCGTCCACGAGGCCGGGTTCGCCGGGCACATGGCCCGCACCCCCGACGTCACCCGCTACTACCTCCAGGTGCCCCGCGGCACCGACCCGCAGGACTGGACGGACGAGCGGATCTGGTCCGAACTGCACCTGCGGATGCGGGCCGACCGGTACGGGCCGCTGCACGAGGGCGCCGTGCTGGAGCGCCGGGTCGTCGACATGGCCTCCGACGTCCAGGACCCGATCCAGTACGGCCGGCTGTTCCTGGTCGGCGACGCCGCCAGCCTGATCAGCCCCTCCGCCGCCAAGGGCGCCAACCTGGCGGTGATGGAGGCCGAGATCCTCGCCCGCGCGCTGACCGCCGCGGTGCGAGGCGGCGACGAGAAGCCGCTCGCCGCGTACTCCGCCGACTGCCTGCCGCGGATCTGGCGCGCCCAGGAGTTCTCGCACTGGATGATCAACCTGCTGCACGGGCCCGCCGGGGACCACGACGAGGCGGTGTTCCTGCGCGGGTTGCAGCGCGCCCGGCTGGAGAGCCTGCGGACCTCCCGGCGGCACCAGGACCACTTCGCCGAGAACTACGTGGGTATCTGACGCCACGTCATGCCCCGGGTCACCGGCTCGGGTTCCCCTCCCGGGTTCCGGCCGAGGAGCCGCCCGGCCCGCCGTCGCCTCGCACCGCACAGCCTTGCACCGCACAGCCTCGTACCGCACACCCATGCCCTAACGGGGGTTCACCATGTCCACCGTCCACGCGCCCACGGCGGCGCCCACCGACCGGTGCGACCTCGACCGCATCGAGGACGCCGTCGCCTTCATCCGCACCCACGACACCGCCGGGGTGCTCGCCGCGCTGCTGCCCGGTCTCGACCCCGCCGAGCGGGCCGGCCTGGCCGCCCACAGCGCCTTCACCCACGCCGCCGTCCTGGTCTTCCCCGAGTCCGTCGCGGGCCTCCGCGAGGAGCTGCGGGCCGGCGGGCTCGACGTCGGCCCGGTCACCCCCAGCGTGGTGGTTCGCGACCGCCTCGCCCGCCGGTACGGCCGGCCCGCCGACACCCTGGACGTCGGCATCCTCCGTGCCCCGGTCACCGCCGCCGACGGGCGCCCCTGCGAGGTCGAGATCTTCGCTCTCGCCGTACCCGCCGGCGCCGGGCAGGACGCCGTCGTCGCCGCCGAGCGGGCCCGGCAGCACGAGGCCCACCTGGCCCTGGAGGTCACCCGCCCGGACGCCGTGGTCCTCGCCGGCCTGCGCGAGACCCTGCTCACCCGCGGCCGGATGACCGCCGACGGCGGCGGCCACAACGCCCACGAGGGCTCCACGGTCCTCTACTTCCGCTGCCCGGAGGACACCGGAACCCCGTACACCCGGCTGGAGCTGAACGCCCGGGGCGCGCACCCGGGCGTCCTCGGCCGGCACCTGGGGGAGGGCACCCCGGCCCAGTCCGCCGGCCGCGGCGGTCACGACGGCGCGGACGGGCACCGGGGACCGGCCGAGCGGCTGCTCCACCTGATGACCGGAGCCTGGGCCACCCAGGCCCTGGCCGTCGCCGCCGACCTCCGCCTCGCCGACCACCTCGCCGCCGAGCCCCGGCCCGACCTCGCCCGTCTCGCCGACCTCACCGGTACCCACCGGGAGAGCCTCGGCCGCCTGCTCCGCTACCTCGCCACCCTCGGCGTGGTCACCACCGCCGACCCGGCCGACGGCTACCTGCTGACCCCGATCGGTGAGCTGCTGCGTACGGATGCAGAATCCTCACTGCACCCGCTGGCCCTGATGTACGGCGGCCCGTTCTACCGGTCCTTCGGGGAGCTCGGGCACTCCGTCCGCACCGGACGGGAGGGCTTCGACCACCTCTTCGGGGCCCACCACTTCGAGTACTTCGCCGAACGCCCGGAACTGGCCGACCTGTTCGACCGGTCGATGGCCGCGAGCTCCGCGATGTTCGGCCCGATCCCCGGCCTGGTCGACCTCTCCGCCGTCCGGACGGTGGTGGACGTGGCCGGCGGCAACGGCGAACTGCTGAGCCGGATCCTGCGTGCCGCCCCGCACCTGGAGGGCGTCCTGCTGGAGCGGCCGCACGCGGTGGAGGCCGCACGGGCGACCATGGCCAAGGCGGGCTGCGCGGACCGCTGCCGGCTGGAGGCCGGCGACTTCACCCGTGCCGTCCCGGCCGGAGGCGACCTATACCTGCTGTCGCGGGTCCTGCACGACTGGGACGACGAGCAGTGCCTGGCGATCCTGCGGCGGATCGCCGCGGCGATGCCCGAGCACGCCGAACTGCTCGTCGTGGAGCGGCTGTTGCCCCAGGACGGGCAGGACTCGCTGGCGGTGCCCTGGGACGTCCACATGCTCTGCAACGTCGGCGGCCGCGAACGCACCTCCGCCCACTACGCCGACCTCCTCGCGACGGCCGGCCTCCGGCTCACCTCGCACACCGAACTCCCGCTCGACGCAGCACTCCTGCGGGTCCGGAAGGCCTGACCGGCCGCGCGCCCCCGGGGGCGTGGGGAGCCGCGCGCTGCGGGAGGCCGCAGGTTCCCGCGCCCCCGCAGGGCGGGCGTCAGGAGGTGGCCGTGAGCCACTGCTCGTAGGTGGGGCCGGCGAGGGTGGCGTGGGGGTGGGGGAGCAGCCCGCCGTTCTCGAAGAGGCGTCCGCGGATGTGACGGCGCAGCGCCGTCGCGCTCCGCCGCACGGTCTCCGCCGGCGGGTGGGTCACCGTGCGGCGGGCCGGGTGGCGGGCTGGAGGCGGAAGGAGACGGACTCCATCAGGCCGCGCCGCCGGGTCTTCTGGACGGCGGCGATCCGCCAGTCGCCGCCCGGGCGGCGGACGACCAGGTAGGTGGCGACCTTGTCGAGCTTTCCGGGCCGGCGGCCCTTGCCGACGCCGCCGCGGGTGACCACCACGGCGGTGTCGGACCCGTGGCGGCGGAGGTCCGTGATCTCCAGGTCGAGCCGGGTGCCCTGGAGGAAACCGTCGAACAGGGCCTGGTGGGCGCGTCCGATCTCGGGGCCGCCGCGGTACACGGTGCCGACGTAGGTGACGTCGGTGGCGTCCTCGGTGAACTGCTCGCCGTAGGCGGTGCCGTCGCCGGCGTTCCAGGCCTCCTGGGAGCGCCGCAGCAGGGCGCGGATGGCGGCGAGGTCGGCGTCGTCCCCGGTGGGGTGGGTGCGGGCGGTGGTGTTCATGGTCACTTCTCCGTCTCGGGCCGGGTCGCGGGGTCGTACAGGAAGGAGATGCGCTCCATCACGTTCTGACGCCGGGTGTTGTGGAACGCGGCGATGCGCCACTGCCGGTCCTCCTGGCGGACCAGCGTGGAGGACTGGGTCTTGGTCAGCTCGGCCGGATTCCTGGGCGTGCCGGTGTAGCTGTCGCCGCGACCGGTGACCACGGCGGTGTCGGGGCCGTGGAACCTGACGCCGAGGTAGGAGTCGGCGAGCGCGGTGTCCTTGAGGAAGTCGTGGAACAGGGCTCGGTGCGCCTCGGTGGTGTCCCGCCGGCCCTGTAGTGGGTGCCCAGGTAGGTGGTGGAGGTCCGGGCACAGTCGGTTTCGCCGAGGGTGCGCACGTCCGAGGTGGCGTCGAGCCAGACGTACCCGCCGACAGCCGCCGCGGCCGGTCCCCTCCCATGATAACTTCTTTGAAGAAGCTGCTGCGTCGAAGATTTCTCTTTGTTGAGGAAGAGGTTAGGGAGTGGAGGAGTTCGTGTCAACGCCAGGGATGCGCCCCGACGCGAGCCGGGTCTACCGGCGGTACCTGAGTGCGGTGATGCTGCACGGCCATGCCGGGGCGAAGGCCTGCGAGCTCGGCGCGACCGACCTGTACGCGCTCAACATCCTCGAACTCGCGGGTGCGATGACCCCCGGCGAGCTCGCCACCCGCACCGGGCTGACCACCGGCCCGACCACCCGCCTGATCGACCGGCTGGAGCAGGCCGGGTACGTGCGGCGCGCCCCCGTGCCCGGTGACCGGCGCAAGGTCGTCGTCGAGCCGGTCGGCCGGCCCGCCGGGCTCGACGAGGTGATGGCCCCCGCCCGCCGCCGGATCGGCGAGATCATGGGCGGCTACTCCCCAGAGCAACTCGACGTGCTGTTCGACTACTTCGCCCGGGCCACCGTCGCCTACCAGGAGGCCGCCGAGGAATTCCGCACGCCCGGGGAGGGGTGAGGCCACCGGAGGATCCATCCGTCACCGTGCGCCCACCGTAAGGCTGTTGGCCGGCCCGGCCCTGCGGGATACTTCGTGCATGGACGGAACGAGGGCTGCCTGGGTCAACACCACCCACGACTGGGCCACGGCCGTGGACGCGGAGCACCTCGCCGCGATCCGCCGGGCGCCGGCCGAGTTCGCCCCCGGCGGGCCGGAGCACCTCCTCCTGGAGGTGGTGGCGTACGCGGCGGACGAGGCGGCGAGCCAGGGCGGGGGACGGTGCGTCGTCACCCTGTACGCCGACGGCTCGGTGGCGGTGGAGGATGACGGCCGGGGCACCGACACGCGCCTCGACGAGCACGGCCGGGCGGTCAGGAAGCCGGTCATGGCCTCCAAGGACCTGCGGTTCTTCGATCACCCGGGGGCGGATGCGCTGCCGGACGGGCACCCCCGCCGGGGCGTGTCCGTCGTCGCGGCGCTCAGCGCGTGGCTGATCCACACCAACCGCCGCCGCAACGGCGCCTGGACCCAGCGCTACGAGCACGGGATCCCGGTGACCGGCCTCGACCCGGTGGAGGCGGACGGTGCCACCGGGACGCGGGTGCACTTCCTCCCGGACGGCTCGCTGTCCGCCCGGCAGCCGCTGGACGCGGACCGGTGGAGCCGGTGGGCGGCCCACTGGCCCGTCCTGGATCTCCGCCTCGACGACCGCCGAACCGGGACCGACCGCCGGTAGCAGCCTCAGCGGCCGGCGTGGCCCGTACGGTCGGCGCGGATGGTGCGGACCAGGTCGGCCGCGGCCTCCGGCCAGCTCGGGTGGGTGAAGGCGAAGCCCTCGGCGAGCAGGCGGCCCGGGGTGACCCGGCGGCTCTTGAGCAGCAGTTCGGTGTCCGACCGCAGCGCGAAGGCGCCGATCTCCGCCATCCACCGGGTGGCGGGCAGCCCGATCGGGATGCCCCAGGCGGTCCGGACCCCGCGCATGAACTCCCGGTAGGTGACCGGGTGGGGCGCGGCGAGGTTCACCGGCCCGGCGACGTCCTCGCGGGCGATCAGGAACTCCACCGCCCTGACCAGGTCGGTGTCGTGGATCCAGGAGACGTACTGCCCACCGCCGGCGACCGGTCCGCCGAGGCCGAGGCGGGCCAGCCGCAGCAGCATCTCGAAGGCGCCGCCGCGTTCGGGGCTCATCACCATCGAGGTGCGCAGGGCGACCTTGCGGGTGCCGGGGGTGGCGGCCTGCCGCTGGGTGCGCTCCCAGGCCTTGGCGATCTCCACGCTGGTGGACCAGTATGCGGGGACGCCCGGTTCGGTGCCGCCGATCCGGCCGGTGGCCTCGTCGTTGGGGGCGTCGAAGCGGTGGGCGTACACGGTGGCGGTGCTCATCTGCAGCCAGAGCCGGGGCGGCCGGGCCGCGGCGGCGATTGCCTCGCCGACCACCCGGGTGGACTCCACACGGGAGTCCATCATCTCGCGCAGGTTGGCCGGGGTGTAGCGGCAGTCGACGGTCCGGCCGGCCAGGTTGATCATCACGTCGCTGCCGTCCACGGCCTCGGCCCAGTCGCCGAGGGTCCGGCCGTCCCACCGGAGTTCACCGGGCCGGGTCGGCCGGCGGGTGAGGACGGTGACCTCGTGGCCGGCGTCGGTCAGGGCACGGTTCAGGATGACGCCGAGGTGTCCGGTGCCGCCCGGGATGACGATTCTCATGGCTCCCCCATCGGTCGGGACGAGCCTAACAGTAGATATGAACGTGTTCAAAACCGCGGGCGGAGACCCCTCGGGTGCCCTCAGAGCCAGTCGTTGCGGCGGAACGCCCGGACCACGAGGGCTCCGATCCCCACCGACAGCAGCAGCGCCGCCGGATAGCCGAAGGCCAGGCGCAGCTCCGGCATCACGTCGAAGTTCATCCCGTACAGGCAGAACACGATGGTGGGCACCGCGAGCGCCGCGGCGCCGACGCTCATCCGGCGCATGTCGGCGTTCTGCTGGACGGTCAGCCGGCTGACGCTCGCCGCCAGGATCCCGGTGACCAGCTCGTCGAAGGCGGCCAGCCGCTCGACGGCCAGCGCGTGCCGGTGCAGGACCTCCCGCAGGTACGGCGCCAGCTCGGCGGGCAGGTCCGGCAGGGTGCCGTCGGTCAGTCGGCGCAGCGGGGAGCCCAGCGGCAGCACGGCCCGCCGGAACTCCAGCAGTTCGCGTTTCAGCTGGTAGAACCGCTGGGCGTCGTCGGTCCGCTCGGGGGAGAACACGGCGCTCTCCAGCTCCTCCACGTCCCGGTCGAAGGCGTCGGCGACCGCCAGGTGACCGGCCACCACGGCGTGGGCCACCGCGTGCAGCACGGCCGCCGGGC
The window above is part of the Kitasatospora sp. HUAS MG31 genome. Proteins encoded here:
- a CDS encoding magnesium and cobalt transport protein CorA; this encodes MGSQPAVDCARYERGERLPGTVDLAGPAVPEAGRPDRFVWVGLDRATPDGLAEAAAACGADPRAVDHALRVHLRPGLERFGETVVLVLKTVSYVPHKRVTATGEIVETGQVTVFTGPGFALVAQQGGAGCPPAAVRRELEAAPDRLALGPAAVLHAVAHAVVAGHLAVADAFDRDVEELESAVFSPERTDDAQRFYQLKRELLEFRRAVLPLGSPLRRLTDGTLPDLPAELAPYLREVLHRHALAVERLAAFDELVTGILAASVSRLTVQQNADMRRMSVGAAALAVPTIVFCLYGMNFDVMPELRLAFGYPAALLLSVGIGALVVRAFRRNDWL
- a CDS encoding TIGR01777 family oxidoreductase codes for the protein MRIVIPGGTGHLGVILNRALTDAGHEVTVLTRRPTRPGELRWDGRTLGDWAEAVDGSDVMINLAGRTVDCRYTPANLREMMDSRVESTRVVGEAIAAAARPPRLWLQMSTATVYAHRFDAPNDEATGRIGGTEPGVPAYWSTSVEIAKAWERTQRQAATPGTRKVALRTSMVMSPERGGAFEMLLRLARLGLGGPVAGGGQYVSWIHDTDLVRAVEFLIAREDVAGPVNLAAPHPVTYREFMRGVRTAWGIPIGLPATRWMAEIGAFALRSDTELLLKSRRVTPGRLLAEGFAFTHPSWPEAAADLVRTIRADRTGHAGR
- a CDS encoding ATP-binding protein yields the protein MDGTRAAWVNTTHDWATAVDAEHLAAIRRAPAEFAPGGPEHLLLEVVAYAADEAASQGGGRCVVTLYADGSVAVEDDGRGTDTRLDEHGRAVRKPVMASKDLRFFDHPGADALPDGHPRRGVSVVAALSAWLIHTNRRRNGAWTQRYEHGIPVTGLDPVEADGATGTRVHFLPDGSLSARQPLDADRWSRWAAHWPVLDLRLDDRRTGTDRR